Proteins from one Panicum virgatum strain AP13 chromosome 7K, P.virgatum_v5, whole genome shotgun sequence genomic window:
- the LOC120642983 gene encoding transcription factor BHLH156-like, protein MDMVEHQLLHFSPQEHFMASPGFFAAVDGGHFQTGGFVVEPPVGVVAGIEDGGWVEDLMQLGDELFGGGDVIAAGTGDHHQPWQFDDNGGSPDDPPPSVSVDGRDGSPRSAEQGAGDGELASEPHRDRENGGDASPATTRKRRDRSKTIVSERKRRVRMKEKLYELRSLVPNITKMDKASIIADAVVYVRNLQAHAGKLKEEVVALEARPRSPPAGAGHEQQRLRSGGRAAAAAARRLQDRGGDDGAGRRGHGAAVTRVGVAQVGDGRFFVTVECERRDGVAAPLCAAVESLACFRVEISSLVPSGPDRVVSTLTLKVSEQVGDASTICEGSVKLWVMAALLKEGFRPEATVEISS, encoded by the exons ATGGACATGGTGGAGCACCAGCTTCTGCACTTCTCGccgcaggagcacttcatggccAGCCCGGGCTTCTTCGCCGCCGTGGACGGCGGGCATTTCCAGACCGGCGGGTTCGTCGTCGAGCCGCCCGTCGGTGTCGTGGCCGGCATCGAGGACGGCGGGTGGGTGGAGGACCTCATGCAGCTCGGCGACGAGCTGTTCGGCGGCGGTGATGTCATCGCCGCCGGCACGGGAGATCACCACCAGCCGTGGCAGTTCGACGACAACGGCGGGTCCCCGGACGACCCACCGCCGAGCGTCTCCGTGGACGGCCGCGACGGGAGCCCTCGttcggcggagcaaggcgccgGGGATGGGGAGCTCGCCTCCGAGCCGCACCGCGACCGCGAGAACGGCGGcgacgcgtcgccggcgacgacgcggaAGCGGAGGGACCGGTCCAAGACCATCGTGTCGGAGCGGAAGCGGAGGGTCCGGATGAAGGAGAAGCTCTACGAGCTGCGGTCTCTGGTCCCCAACATCACCAAGATGGACAAGGCCTCCATCATCGCCGACGCGGTGGTGTACGTCAGGAACCTGCAGGCGCACGCCGGGAAGCTCAAGGAGGAGGTCGTGGCGCTGGAGGCGCGGCCGaggtcgccgcccgccggcgccgggcacgagcagcagcggctgcgcagtggcggccgcgcggcggcggcggcggctcggcgcctgcaggaccgcggcggcgacgacggcgcggggAGGCGGGGCCACGGCGCGGCGGTGACGCGCGTGGGCGTGGCGCAGGTAGGCGACGGCAGGTTCTTCGTGACCGTCGAGTGCGAGCGGCGGGACGGAgtggcggcgccgctctgcgccgccgtggagtcGCTGGCGTGCTTCCGGGTGGAGATCTCCAGCCTCGTCCCGTCGGGGCCCGACCGCGTCGTGTCGACGCTCACGCTCAAG GTGAGCGAGCAAGTAGGGGACGCGTCGACCATCTGCGAGGGCTCGGTGAAGCTCTGGGTGATGGCGGCTCTGCTCAAGGAGGGGTTCAGACCCGAAGCAACGGTCGAGATCTCCTCATGA